One window of the Trifolium pratense cultivar HEN17-A07 linkage group LG2, ARS_RC_1.1, whole genome shotgun sequence genome contains the following:
- the LOC123906778 gene encoding nucleolin: MLRATAFPAPNNSAAILSGTHTCPYLETTRVLYPRSSFISRFNLLQFRQHVKSLRAVRGGGLIPAAAKKKGKGKASIVEIEEDFDEEEDDDVGYEFDDDDDDEGEEDEDVDDDDENDDEVIPVGELKKWLEKKPKGFGEGKVYDTSIEDKLFEELQKSKQAQAVNLKKLKANPIKTASKNASKNDATKKMDEKVVPVRSRVRLANLPKKRNIDRDLKAAFQGIPGISNIVPAVMGNKKTRDPICKGFAFVDFKHERDAVRFVELYTGQTITFGKIQKQIKCELVNAQSSSSSLELRNDLSTALPLLPSFEEDSNEDSNMDDSSLGTWEETDLDDSDEQRESDVENEEFVTALKLDSDNRVEMTKQVDGKKKASVKIGQENAPKKKPSTKENAKKVVDVPGSAKRLKIKEKAVLIDVFSKYGSKTSPASKDR; encoded by the exons ATGCTCCGAGCAACTGCATTTCCGGCACCGAACAATTCGGCGGCGATTCTCTCCGGAACTCACACGTGTCCTTATCTTGAAACTACACGTGTCCTTTATCCTCGCTCTTCTTTCATTTCGCGGTTTAATCTCCTACAGTTCCGGCAACACGTTAAATCTCTGCGCGCCGTACGCGGTGGTGGATTAATCCCGGCGGCTGCGAAGAAGAAAGGTAAGGGAAAAGCAAGCATCGTTGAAATTGAGGAGGATTTTGACGAGGAGGAAGACGATGATGTTGGTTACGAAttcgatgatgatgatgatgatgaaggtgAAGAAGATGAGGATGTTGATGATGACGATGAGAATGATGATGAGGTGATTCCGGTTGGTGAGTTGAAGAAATGGTTGGAGAAGAAGCCGAAGGGGTTTGGTGAAGGGAAAGTGTATGATACTTCAATTGAAGATAAGCTGTTTGAAGAATTGCAGAAGAGTAAACAAGCTCAAGCTGTTAATCTGAAAAAGCTTAAAGCCAATCCTATCAAAACTGCCTCCAAAAATGCCTCCAAAAATGATGCTACAAAGAAAATGG ATGAAAAAGTTGTTCCTGTCCGAAGCCGAGTGCGCTTGGCTAATCTaccaaagaaaagaaacatagaTAGGGATTTGAAAGCAGCTTTTCAAGGGATTCCTGGCATATCAAATATAGTCCCTGCTGTTATGGGAAACAAGAAGACAAGGGATCCTATCTGCAAGGGTTTtgcttttgttgattttaaGCATGAAAGAGATGCAGTTAG GTTTGTAGAATTATACACCGGACAAACTATTACATTTGGCAAAATTCAGAAGCAGATAAAATGTGAGCTTGTAAATGCACAGTCTTCCTCTTCTTCTCTGGAGTTAAGAAATGATCTCAGCACTGCTCTACCTCTCTTGCCCTCCTTTGAAGAAGATTCAAATGAAGATTCTAATATGGATGATTCTTCCCTAGGCACCTGGGAAGAAACCGATTTAGATGATTCAGATGAGCAACGGGAAAGTGATGTGGAGAATGAAGAGTTTGTCACTGCTTTGAAGTTGGATAGTGATAACCGAGTAGAAATGACAAAGCAGGTTGATGGAAAGAAGAAGGCATCTGTTAAAATTGGACAAGAGAATGCCCCTAAGAAAAAACCAAGTACGAAAGAGAATGCAAAAAAGGTTGTAGATGTTCCCGGATCTGCGAAAAG GTTAAAGATCAAGGAAAAGGCTGTATTAATTGATGTTTTCTCCAAGTACGGATCAAAAACTTCCCCTGCTTCAAAGGATAGGTAG
- the LOC123906779 gene encoding uncharacterized protein YuxK, with amino-acid sequence MNIITMKRVLARSLTDTSTIRSSSLSFLHSLSSTSTTVADVVDAPPSTVAKLVVTPSFLQPRVVLYDGVCHLCHRGVKWVIRADKDRKIKFCCVQSKAAEPYLRASGLEREDVLRRFLFVEGLDAFSQGSTAALRVLSYLPLPYSALSCLWVIPTPIRDAVYDYIAKNRYEWFGKAEDCLVLQEKELLERFIDRDEMMNRDS; translated from the exons ATGAATATCATTACGATGAAGAGAGTACTCGCTAGAAGCTTGACCGACACGTCAACAATCAGATCCTCCTCACTTTCGTTCCTTCATTCCTTGTCTTCCACTTCCACCACCGTCGCCGACGTCGTCGACGCTCCTCCTTCCACCGTTGCAAAGCTCGTCGTCACTCCTTCTTTTCTTCAACCTAGAGTTGTCCTTTACGACGGCGTTTGCCATCTCTGCCACCGAG GAGTAAAATGGGTAATCAGAGCCGACAAGGACAGGAAGATAAAATTCTGTTGCGTTCAGTCTAAAGCTGCTGAGCCCTATTTGAGAGCATCTGGTCTTGAACGAGAGGATGTCCTACGTCGCTTTTTATTCGTTGAAGGACTGGATGCATTCTCTCAGGGATCTACTG CTGCATTGCGCGTACTGTCATACCTGCCTTTACCTTACTCTGCTTTGAGCTGTCTGTGGGTGATTCCAACTCCAATAAGGGATGCTGTGTATGATTATATAGCGAAAAATCGGTATGAATGGTTTGGCAAGGCTGAAGATTGCTTGGTTTTGCAAGAGAAGGAACTACTTGAGCGTTTCATAGATAGGGATGAAATGATGAATCGAGATTCCTAG